The Scomber japonicus isolate fScoJap1 chromosome 12, fScoJap1.pri, whole genome shotgun sequence sequence aaaaaagaaatctcataataataataataagacaatAGTAGAATAAGATGCAAACgtacatacaaatatataatcatattaaatgttataaaaggGAACATTAGGCATGTTAGCATTTTATATCGactgaatgtttgaacttcttTCTGAATTCAACCAGCTTCGGAAACCTGTTACTATGCTGTTGCCGTGGCGAAGAAGGGCACTGGATTTGGCATCAAAGAGCTCCAGGGGAAGAAATCCTGCCACACTGGTTTGGGCAAGTCCGCAGGCTGGAACATTCCCATTGGCACTCTGGTGTCCATGGGTATACTGCAATGGCAGGGTATTGAGGACAAACCAGTGGAGGAGGGTGAGTGCACGTTCCTTGAATTAAGAAGTATTTATCTTCCTGTGtagtttgttttaatgtgtaaacagtatattataaaaaaaatcatatttgacCATTTTGTTGTAGTTTTGCCATTGTTAAGGGCACAAAGGTCatgtcttcaaatgttttttcttctaaGAATTTGGAGGTTTTAGTAACATGGAGTTTACAACCTTCAGTTTTAAAACCTGCACATGGTTGATGTTTAATTGAAACATATTTAGATCTTTTTTTGTTGGGGAAAATGTACTAATGGACATGGCTGAGTAAATAAAAcgtacaaatatataaatagcaAAAGAGTTTCAAAAGTTGATTCAAAACTGTTCTGgagctaaaaacacattttttctatgCTCTTTAAAACTTCTCATCCTGTTGGTTCAAACACCTTGGTTGGAAACAGCACATCCAAacagacttttttattttttattttttggtcaaACTTTCTGAGGATATGGGGTCTAAGGGGCTCAACATTTCTAATATCTTGGCCATGTTTCTGCTTTTGCAGCGGTGAGCACCTTCTTCCAGGCCAGCTGCGCCCCGGGGGCAACAAGAGGCTCCAAACTGTGTGAACTGTGCAAGGGAGACTGCTCCAGGTCCCACCAGGAGCCTTACTATGGCTACGACGGTGCCTTCCAGTCAGTATCATGTGTTTCTTTGATCCTTCTAAACTCTACTCTGACTTAATCTGTCCTCCACACATTTCTCTTCCTCAGTCTGTAATCCGGTGgcatttatgtatttaacattatattaaaatgaacataaaaccTGCCACTGTTGATGCAACTGTGGATTGGTTTACTTTATAGGTGTCTGGTTGAAGGCGCTGGAGACGTGGCTTTTGTGAAGCACCTCACTGTACCTGGTCAGTATCACAAGATTATATGTTTCCATATCTTATTTATTATTGGCTTGTAGTGGTTGCAGCCAAGGAAGGTGGTCTGCCAATCTCTTGTTCTAAATCTGCATTAGAGACGATAATATAAAAACCGTCTTATGTAAATTGTACAAAAAtttacttttcttaattttcttcttctttttttggatacaattttattagattttttatatattgtcagtaaagacaaaacaaattcTAGCACGGTTGTCAAGCTACATCTTCACAATCTGAATATTGTTAACAGCAAGTTGTTAAATAGCTCTGCATAGTTAATATGATTACCTGTGAgtaggagaggaaagaaaagggaagaaagagaagaggttTAGAGAAAGTAGAGGAATAAAGTAGCTGAAAGCTGATGGAGACATTACCCATTTTGCCCAACTTGCAAATGTCATATCATTTTTCAGTCTTGTTGATAAAGTTAATCTTTAATGATTTTAAGCTAATTATCTGCTGTAGGTATGTCAGTCTCTGACTATTTATAAGCAAATGCTTTTTTGCAGCAGCAGTGAATCCTTTCTGATGATATGTCCTTCCCTgacattttccttttcctcctaggtttcacatattttttaatatgaaagtACAGTGTGCTGTGATGTAGCCTTTCTTACACGTGAAGctctgttttacttttatattaCACTTGTATATCCACAAACATGAAATCTGACTTTTTAACAAACATGGTAGTGAGAGAACTGTTAAGGGGTGTGTTTGAAAGTGTAAAACTgaaagatgaaaacaaaatcCCTGCTTTGACACACCCTCAGACGCTGATAAGGCAAGCTACGAGCTGCTGTGCAAGGATGGCACAAGAGCGCCCATCGACAGCTTTCGCACCTGCCACTTGGCCAAAGTACCAGCTCATGCTGTTGTCACCCGCAAGGATCAACAGCTGGCCGATTTAATCTGGACAAGCCTCACCTCAGTACAGGTAAAATACAGACTGTCCACACAAAAGCGTATGACTAATGATTTATACAACACCAAGAACAAGTGGTAGAGCTGCCAGATTAGCCAGACAAGCGAAAGAGGGTAAAGCATgattcataataaaaaatgattcatgTAAGAATGTCACTTTGGGTTTCAGCTACCTCACATTTTCACAATATGTTTCACTGCTTCCATAATGAATTTGCTCATTTTGTATCTTTTCAGGGCTTTAGCCTCTTCTCATCTGATGGCTATGGATCTGCCAAGAACCTGATGTTCAAGGACTCAACTTTGAAGCTGGTGCAGCTGCCCCCAGGCACAGACTCCTTCCTGTATTTGGGTGCCACTTACATGAGCATCGTCCATTCCCTTAAGAAAGGTACGCTGAAATCAAAGAAACTCAACAAAGCACACAGATAAACCATAAGACTAACATGGacattaatgtttctgttttacttCACTTTCCAGAGCAGGCCATAGGTGCTGCATCATCTGCCATTAGATGGTGCGCTGTGGGTCACGCTGAGACAGCAAAGTGTGACACATGGAGCATCAACAGCGTGGGGGATGATGGAAGCGCCGCCATTGAATGCCAGAATGGCGCCTCAGTTGAGGACTGTATGAGCAAGATTATGGtaaaacatgatggaaatatgGGGATCTGTCACAAGCTTGGGTTTTGTGCTCTATTTTGAGTCTCTGATCATCTGCTGTCTTCATTATCCTCCTCCTGTAGCGCAGAGAGGCTGACGCAATAGCAGTGGATGGAGGACAGGTGTACACAGCTGGGAAGTGCGGTCTGGTTCCTGCTATGGTGGAGCAGTATGATGACGGTATTATGCTTAGACAGCACAGAAACCACACCATGCAAGCCTGGGATTTGATTTTTACCTTTTCTACATGAGTAACATTTGTATCCCTGTCTTTCTCCACAGCTAAATGCACCTCAAGCGGCGGTGAAGGTATTAAACCTGcttttgtttctgctgtttttagTTGCCACAGATACACTAGAGCTTagtgaaaaatagaaaatcaaaTACAACTCTTCTACACAAAAAGCATCAGTGATATAAACATGATGCCCAAGCAGGTTGAAGTATTTGTTACATCCTCGTAAGTTCCTAGATTAATTATATGGAAAACAGGAATCCCCTTGaaagaaaatcatcatttgAATCGAAGTAAATGTccattcattattaatgtattattggAAACATTATTTTCCTCTACTTGTTCAGTTGACTTGCTGTGCACTGACTGACAGACTCTCAGGGTTACTCTAGCAGttcattgaaaaacattaaTTGGAAGTGAACAGGAAAAATCTTGGAAACTATTGCCACTACATTTGCAAtattaataacttttaaattaagtttgatTAAAACTGTGTAACTAATAATTATTTGCTGCACAGTTTTCTGATCTATCTCCTTCTGTACTTACACCCTTTTTATTATCAGCCTCCTCTTACTACGCTGTTGCTGTGGTAAAAAAGAGCTCTGGCTTGACCTGGGAGACCCTGCAGGGCAAGAAGTCTTGCCACACAGGCATCGGCAGAACAGCTGGCTGGAACATCCCCATGGGTCTCATCCACAAACAGACTAAAGACTGTGACTTTTGTGAGTAACCACACCAAGACCATTAAGAACCTGCTTTTGCTTAAAGCAAAGTTCATGTCCTACTAATTTAAAACCACTAACATCTGCTCAGTTTATGTTTTCTATCAATTTAAGCGTTATTATCAAATCTACTAAATTGGTTAATACTATTCTGAATTAATCTGTTCATCATTTGTTTTCCTACAAAATCCACCCATGTCAACTAAAGCATTATTAATCTTTCCATCCACCTTGACCATCCTCTTACACCTTCTGTGCTGTATATCATAAAATGTTCTGAACTGGAAAAGCAACTATCTTTCCTCCAAAATGTCTGCAGCAAAACCACTGAACAATTTTATGAAGTTAATTATTTTGGAAACAGGGCTAATCTTTGTAAACCTCTGAGCAAAACACCATTGTACTGACATTGTCTCTCGTCTCCTCAGCTAAGTTCTTTACTAGCGGCTGTGCCCCTGGAGCCGATCCTGCCTCTTCATTCTGTAAACAGTGTGCCGGCAGTGGCAGAGCTGTGGGAGATGAGTCCAAGTGCAAAGCCAGTGCTGATGAGCAGTACTATGGCTATGCTGGAGCCTTTAGGTAAGAATAGaaatataatagaaatatatgtttatacaaACAGTTGGCTTTGCTCTCTCCAAAGTTACAGATACATCTACCTGCACCTCTaaatctttttaatgattaaattgATACTTACATGCCACAGTTTCCTGACAAACAaaagttttattattcatttttgcaTAAGTTTGCAGGCTGGCTTCTGTTTTCCACAAAGTTACAGCATGTCAAAcatattatttttacacttcTGCTTGTGTGCCACTTTAACAGCTTTAGAGTTGCTGGTGAGCATATTTTAACTAGGCTAGCTTTCCTTATGCTAAACTACACTAATCAACTGAGAGTGGTATGAATAATGTTCTGCATATTACTTTAGATGTCTTGTTGAGGGTGCCGGAGATGTCGCcttcatcaaacacacaattGTTCCAGAAAACAGCGATGGTAAGAAACTGACACGGTTTCCATCTTATCTACGACAGCGCAGTTTCATTTACAAgaacattcatcattcattcttttcttctcttctatcccACCTCTTCTTCTCAGGTCAGGGTCCAACATGGGCTCAAGGTGTGAGTTCTGCTGACTATGAGCTGATCTGCCCTGGGAAGGGTCCAGTTCCAATCACCGATTTTGCCTCTTGCCACCTGGCTCAGGTGCCGGCACACGCTGTGGTGACACGTCCAGAAAAGCACTCTGAAGTTGTCCGCATTCTTCAGGACCAGCAGGTCAGGAAGGGTTGTATGGATTAGGAatagaaattaaatgttttcagagGGACATTTTTGCATGCTTcatcaaattattattacatgtaatAATCTATTAAACCCTGGATTTGTAGTGCCAGAGTGATCTGTTTTACTGTATTAgatactttatttttgttgatGCTATGCTAAATTACAATTTCTACTGATTCAGGTTCtgtatttagttttgttttcacCCAGAATAActgtgaaacatttattttgtaagatACCTTCAAACACCTATAGCTGAATATtggttattttattataaaatatgaagtaaaatgcaaaaattacattttagcAGATGTACTTACCAGACATTCCGCTAACTTTcaagagaacaaaaaaatgaaaacctcTGTTTTAAATCAAAACGTTGTTCCTTATTTATAGACCAAGTTTGGCAAAGATGGCTCCGACGCTACATTCAGGATGTTCCAGTCCGATGCAGGAAAAAACCTCCTCTTCAAGGACTCCACCAAGTGTCTCCAGGAAATTCCAGGTGGAACAACGACTGAACAGTTCTTGGGAATTACGTACATTAACGCCATTAGCTGGCTGAGGGAGTGTGGTGAGACCGCTTCAGGTTGGTATTATTGTGGGTTAAATCAAGATTAACAGGATTTCATAGTTAAGTTTAAAATTTAATTctcataatcttttttttttttgctcaattcttatatttctctctttccaaCAGCTCTGGAGAAATCTTGCAGTTTCCATTCCTGTCAGCAAAGCTAGTGAGGCCCGTGGAGCACATGGTGCTTAAATTGGCCCTCAGTGGGTCGAGCACCTTACCC is a genomic window containing:
- the tfa gene encoding transferrin-a; this translates as MMPLLLLALLGCLASALAAPAEKVKWCVKSDQEYQKCSALALAAPVFTCVKKDSTLDCIIAIKAGEADAITLDGGDVYTAGLINYDLHPIIAEDYGTTSETCYYAVAVAKKGTGFGIKELQGKKSCHTGLGKSAGWNIPIGTLVSMGILQWQGIEDKPVEEAVSTFFQASCAPGATRGSKLCELCKGDCSRSHQEPYYGYDGAFQCLVEGAGDVAFVKHLTVPDADKASYELLCKDGTRAPIDSFRTCHLAKVPAHAVVTRKDQQLADLIWTSLTSVQGFSLFSSDGYGSAKNLMFKDSTLKLVQLPPGTDSFLYLGATYMSIVHSLKKEQAIGAASSAIRWCAVGHAETAKCDTWSINSVGDDGSAAIECQNGASVEDCMSKIMRREADAIAVDGGQVYTAGKCGLVPAMVEQYDDAKCTSSGGEASSYYAVAVVKKSSGLTWETLQGKKSCHTGIGRTAGWNIPMGLIHKQTKDCDFSKFFTSGCAPGADPASSFCKQCAGSGRAVGDESKCKASADEQYYGYAGAFRCLVEGAGDVAFIKHTIVPENSDGQGPTWAQGVSSADYELICPGKGPVPITDFASCHLAQVPAHAVVTRPEKHSEVVRILQDQQTKFGKDGSDATFRMFQSDAGKNLLFKDSTKCLQEIPGGTTTEQFLGITYINAISWLRECGETASALEKSCSFHSCQQS